In Apostichopus japonicus isolate 1M-3 chromosome 5, ASM3797524v1, whole genome shotgun sequence, a single window of DNA contains:
- the LOC139967619 gene encoding lateral signaling target protein 2 homolog isoform X2, with product MLAIRKWLYKPKKTDFHPLGRFYFADLDLVDISKELDSFDGRQDPERCTVLVNRLRTCQDRVLGIIEEILQDSLGNERASREFRAKFPDDVLQETLGGQLWFGAECLAAGSVILNREIESAALRPLARFLTRTIDSLRMILRDHCYKNTTTYSTKVKNALQKFDEVFAEFELSYVSAMVPVKSALEYDTLQDVIVMFCQTLERALTTGLLTQEEVDDYEPGLMVTIPRLAILSGLVIFPEGPLNLDTNPDNISELFKPFYQLLFKIRQLLRTLTTEEVHLLEKALCSNEHSWEDIEKQLNELQLSYEESGSYYDAQSYISPVESSVTECETACSSVPSFSMLEDRLRVEANDSWCDASVGAASMEATRKSSLPPSGTPIPDAEVVYCHKGHAKSEGINIPSQKRRRRRSQPPVVSPESLEVDTSCRKKGTVRQTSRRKSSSDSEKRDATNCRPETDVTCNGVEAASAPCQTARTTVEREDSGLGTPSHCCSMENTSPESCQDNFACDGSEKGDGAPLEGLIGQPPQGDKNIVQKMTETDDIFREDKNTKRKLPQVESAEFKPNGVDSFLHFGKGLASTELNTTDSVGTTIHDVFDNEMVHSLMWATVDSSGDASHESDSTSSQRSRLRLRNPSGSSTGSNIQTTSGMNRVTGLLGLAAASNRTGSTGSSMGSCGSTCSCCSYSDGEEEPDYQWESDDSDSESSLTDNPDAQEIKMAIQAAEIAARQEVRSRFSSSSDLVHRLFVCISGVADQLQTNYASDLRGILKTVFEVCAENPTYHGSLPPETSTWIEGEAQAASNGVVAQDKDPAAAEGASRRRRHRSNGSRNRAHSMEEPPPWVSDDSVNKCLACKSTFTVLRRKHHCRNCGKIFCARCSANMVPLPRFGQSKPVRVCNRCYMFQVTPFQP from the exons ATGTTAGCCATAAGAAAATGGCTTTACAAGCCAAAG AAAACTGACTTCCATCCCCTTGGTAGGTTTTACTTTGCTGATTTAGACTTAGTAGATATTTCTAAGGAACTTGACAGTTTTGATGGACGCCAGGATCCCGAAAGATGTACTGTGTTGGTTAACAGGCTGCGAACATGTCAAGACAGAGTGCTTG GTATAATTGAAGAAATTCTGCAAGATTCTCTGGGAAATGAAAGAGCAAGTAGAGAATTCAGGGCAAAGTTTCCAGACGACGTTTTACAAGAGACGCTAGGTGGGCAACTATGGTTCGGTGCTGAG TGTCTAGCAGCGGGGTCAGTCATTCTAAATCGTGAAATCGAGAGTGCAGCCCTGAGACCGCTGGCTAGGTTTCTGACGAGAACAATCGACAGTCTCAGGATGATTCTGAGGGATCACTGCTATAAGAACACCACTACCTACTCGACTAAG GTGAAGAATGCCCTTCAAAAATTTGACGAAGTGTTTGCTGAGTTTGAGCTAAGTTACGTAAGTGCAATGGTACCGGTCAAGAGTGCGCTGGAATACGACACCCTGCAGGATGTTATAGTCATGTTCTGTCAGACTCTTGAGAG GGCCCTGACCACCGGTTTGCTGACCCAAGAAGAGGTTGATGATTACGAACCGGGCCTTATGGTCACAATACCGAGGCTAGCTATTCTAAG CGGATTAGTAATATTTCCAGAAGGACCTCTTAACTTGGACACGAATCCTGATAATATTTCAGAACTTTTTAAACCATTTTACCAACTGCTGTTCAAAATTAG ACAGTTGTTGAGGACTCTGACAACGGAAGAGGTCCACTTACTCGAGAAGGCTCTGTGCAGCAATGAACACTCTTGGGAAGATATCGAAAAGCAGTTAAATGAACTTCAACTTTCGTACGAAGAGAGCGGATCTTACTACGATGCCCAAAGCTACATTTCACCAGTGGAGAGTTCGGTCACAGAGTGCGAGACCGCCTGTAGCAGCGTACCATCGTTCAGCATGCTGGAGGACCGTCTGAGGGTCGAAGCCAACGACAGCTGGTGCGACGCCAGCGTGGGCGCTGCCAGCATGGAGGCCACCAGGAAATCTAGTCTCCCGCCATCCGGAACACCCATCCCCGATGCCGAAGTAGTATACTGCCATAAAGGCCATGCAAAGAGCGAAGGGATCAACATCCCCAGCCAGAAGAGAAGACGGCGCCGCTCCCAGCCGCCGGTGGTCAGTCCGGAATCCCTGGAGGTGGACACCTCTTGTAGGAAGAAGGGAACCGTACGGCAGACCTCCAGGCGGAAATCTTCAAGCGATAGCGAGAAGAGGGACGCAACGAATTGCAGACCGGAGACGGACGTGACCTGCAATGGTGTGGAAGCCGCTAGTGCTCCTTGCCAGACCGCCAGGACGACTGTGGAAAGAGAGGACAGTGGCTTGGGTACCCCTTCACACTGCTGTTCCATGGAGAACACCTCCCCCGAGTCCTGTCAGGATAACTTTGCGTGCGATGGGTCGGAAAAGGGGGACGGAGCCCCCCTCGAGGGGTTGATAGGTCAACCTCCTCAGGGGgacaaaaacattgttcaaaagATGACGGAGACAGACGATATTTTCAGAGAGGACAAAAACAccaagaggaaattgcctcaggtGGAATCTGCCGAGTTCAAACCGAACGGCGTCGATTCGTttcttcattttggtaaaggtcTAGCTAGTACTGAATTAAACACCACAGATAGTGTGGGCACAACCATCCACGACGTCTTTGACAATGAGATGGTCCACTCCCTGATGTGGGCCACCGTCGATAGTTCCGGCGACGCTTCCCATGAATCGGACAGCACATCTTCCCAGAGGTCACGCCTGAGGCTCCGCAACCCGTCGGGATCCAGCACAGGGTCCAACATACAAACCACCAGCGGCATGAACAGAGTCACGGGGCTGCTAGGGCTGGCGGCAGCGTCCAACAGGACGGGATCTACGGGGAGCAGCATGGGGTCCTGTGGCAGCACTTGCTCTTGCTGCTCCTACAGTGACGGCGAAGAGGAACCAGACTACCAGTGGGAATCAGATGACAG CGATTCAGAATCAAGTCTGACCGACAATCCAGACGCGCAGGAGATCAAAATGGCGATCCAAGCAGCGGAAATCGCAGCTAGGCAAGAAGTCCGATCCCGTTTCTCCAGCTCCAGTGACCTGGTTCACCGTCTCTTTGTCTGCATATCAG GCGTGGCCGACCAGCTGCAAACAAATTATGCCAGTGACTTGAGAGGCATCCTGAAGACAGTGTTCGAGGTGTGCGCCGAGAATCCCACTTATCACGGTAGCCTGCCGCCGGAGACCTCCACATGGATAGAGGGGGAGGCGCAGGCTGCCAGCAACGGAGTCGTCGCACAGGATAAAGATCCAGCAGCAGCTGAAGGGGCCAGTAGACGGAGGAGACATAGGAGCAACGGGTCCAGGAACAGAGCACACTCTATGGAAG AACCTCCTCCTTGGGTATCAGATGACAGTGTCAATAAATGTCTGGCTTGCAAGTCTACTTTCACAGTCCTAAGACGAAAGCACCACTGCAGAAACTGTGGGAAG ATTTTCTGCGCTCGATGTTCAGCCAATATGGTACCTCTGCCGAGATTCGGACAGTCCAAACCAGTACGCGTGTGCAATAGATGTTACATGTTTCAGGTCACTCCATTTCAACCATAG
- the LOC139967619 gene encoding lateral signaling target protein 2 homolog isoform X1 gives MLAIRKWLYKPKKTDFHPLGRFYFADLDLVDISKELDSFDGRQDPERCTVLVNRLRTCQDRVLGIIEEILQDSLGNERASREFRAKFPDDVLQETLGGQLWFGAECLAAGSVILNREIESAALRPLARFLTRTIDSLRMILRDHCYKNTTTYSTKVKNALQKFDEVFAEFELSYVSAMVPVKSALEYDTLQDVIVMFCQTLERALTTGLLTQEEVDDYEPGLMVTIPRLAILSGLVIFPEGPLNLDTNPDNISELFKPFYQLLFKIRQLLRTLTTEEVHLLEKALCSNEHSWEDIEKQLNELQLSYEESGSYYDAQSYISPVESSVTECETACSSVPSFSMLEDRLRVEANDSWCDASVGAASMEATRKSSLPPSGTPIPDAEVVYCHKGHAKSEGINIPSQKRRRRRSQPPVVSPESLEVDTSCRKKGTVRQTSRRKSSSDSEKRDATNCRPETDVTCNGVEAASAPCQTARTTVEREDSGLGTPSHCCSMENTSPESCQDNFACDGSEKGDGAPLEGLIGQPPQGDKNIVQKMTETDDIFREDKNTKRKLPQVESAEFKPNGVDSFLHFGKGLASTELNTTDSVGTTIHDVFDNEMVHSLMWATVDSSGDASHESDSTSSQRSRLRLRNPSGSSTGSNIQTTSGMNRVTGLLGLAAASNRTGSTGSSMGSCGSTCSCCSYSDGEEEPDYQWESDDSSDSESSLTDNPDAQEIKMAIQAAEIAARQEVRSRFSSSSDLVHRLFVCISGVADQLQTNYASDLRGILKTVFEVCAENPTYHGSLPPETSTWIEGEAQAASNGVVAQDKDPAAAEGASRRRRHRSNGSRNRAHSMEEPPPWVSDDSVNKCLACKSTFTVLRRKHHCRNCGKIFCARCSANMVPLPRFGQSKPVRVCNRCYMFQVTPFQP, from the exons ATGTTAGCCATAAGAAAATGGCTTTACAAGCCAAAG AAAACTGACTTCCATCCCCTTGGTAGGTTTTACTTTGCTGATTTAGACTTAGTAGATATTTCTAAGGAACTTGACAGTTTTGATGGACGCCAGGATCCCGAAAGATGTACTGTGTTGGTTAACAGGCTGCGAACATGTCAAGACAGAGTGCTTG GTATAATTGAAGAAATTCTGCAAGATTCTCTGGGAAATGAAAGAGCAAGTAGAGAATTCAGGGCAAAGTTTCCAGACGACGTTTTACAAGAGACGCTAGGTGGGCAACTATGGTTCGGTGCTGAG TGTCTAGCAGCGGGGTCAGTCATTCTAAATCGTGAAATCGAGAGTGCAGCCCTGAGACCGCTGGCTAGGTTTCTGACGAGAACAATCGACAGTCTCAGGATGATTCTGAGGGATCACTGCTATAAGAACACCACTACCTACTCGACTAAG GTGAAGAATGCCCTTCAAAAATTTGACGAAGTGTTTGCTGAGTTTGAGCTAAGTTACGTAAGTGCAATGGTACCGGTCAAGAGTGCGCTGGAATACGACACCCTGCAGGATGTTATAGTCATGTTCTGTCAGACTCTTGAGAG GGCCCTGACCACCGGTTTGCTGACCCAAGAAGAGGTTGATGATTACGAACCGGGCCTTATGGTCACAATACCGAGGCTAGCTATTCTAAG CGGATTAGTAATATTTCCAGAAGGACCTCTTAACTTGGACACGAATCCTGATAATATTTCAGAACTTTTTAAACCATTTTACCAACTGCTGTTCAAAATTAG ACAGTTGTTGAGGACTCTGACAACGGAAGAGGTCCACTTACTCGAGAAGGCTCTGTGCAGCAATGAACACTCTTGGGAAGATATCGAAAAGCAGTTAAATGAACTTCAACTTTCGTACGAAGAGAGCGGATCTTACTACGATGCCCAAAGCTACATTTCACCAGTGGAGAGTTCGGTCACAGAGTGCGAGACCGCCTGTAGCAGCGTACCATCGTTCAGCATGCTGGAGGACCGTCTGAGGGTCGAAGCCAACGACAGCTGGTGCGACGCCAGCGTGGGCGCTGCCAGCATGGAGGCCACCAGGAAATCTAGTCTCCCGCCATCCGGAACACCCATCCCCGATGCCGAAGTAGTATACTGCCATAAAGGCCATGCAAAGAGCGAAGGGATCAACATCCCCAGCCAGAAGAGAAGACGGCGCCGCTCCCAGCCGCCGGTGGTCAGTCCGGAATCCCTGGAGGTGGACACCTCTTGTAGGAAGAAGGGAACCGTACGGCAGACCTCCAGGCGGAAATCTTCAAGCGATAGCGAGAAGAGGGACGCAACGAATTGCAGACCGGAGACGGACGTGACCTGCAATGGTGTGGAAGCCGCTAGTGCTCCTTGCCAGACCGCCAGGACGACTGTGGAAAGAGAGGACAGTGGCTTGGGTACCCCTTCACACTGCTGTTCCATGGAGAACACCTCCCCCGAGTCCTGTCAGGATAACTTTGCGTGCGATGGGTCGGAAAAGGGGGACGGAGCCCCCCTCGAGGGGTTGATAGGTCAACCTCCTCAGGGGgacaaaaacattgttcaaaagATGACGGAGACAGACGATATTTTCAGAGAGGACAAAAACAccaagaggaaattgcctcaggtGGAATCTGCCGAGTTCAAACCGAACGGCGTCGATTCGTttcttcattttggtaaaggtcTAGCTAGTACTGAATTAAACACCACAGATAGTGTGGGCACAACCATCCACGACGTCTTTGACAATGAGATGGTCCACTCCCTGATGTGGGCCACCGTCGATAGTTCCGGCGACGCTTCCCATGAATCGGACAGCACATCTTCCCAGAGGTCACGCCTGAGGCTCCGCAACCCGTCGGGATCCAGCACAGGGTCCAACATACAAACCACCAGCGGCATGAACAGAGTCACGGGGCTGCTAGGGCTGGCGGCAGCGTCCAACAGGACGGGATCTACGGGGAGCAGCATGGGGTCCTGTGGCAGCACTTGCTCTTGCTGCTCCTACAGTGACGGCGAAGAGGAACCAGACTACCAGTGGGAATCAGATGACAG CAGCGATTCAGAATCAAGTCTGACCGACAATCCAGACGCGCAGGAGATCAAAATGGCGATCCAAGCAGCGGAAATCGCAGCTAGGCAAGAAGTCCGATCCCGTTTCTCCAGCTCCAGTGACCTGGTTCACCGTCTCTTTGTCTGCATATCAG GCGTGGCCGACCAGCTGCAAACAAATTATGCCAGTGACTTGAGAGGCATCCTGAAGACAGTGTTCGAGGTGTGCGCCGAGAATCCCACTTATCACGGTAGCCTGCCGCCGGAGACCTCCACATGGATAGAGGGGGAGGCGCAGGCTGCCAGCAACGGAGTCGTCGCACAGGATAAAGATCCAGCAGCAGCTGAAGGGGCCAGTAGACGGAGGAGACATAGGAGCAACGGGTCCAGGAACAGAGCACACTCTATGGAAG AACCTCCTCCTTGGGTATCAGATGACAGTGTCAATAAATGTCTGGCTTGCAAGTCTACTTTCACAGTCCTAAGACGAAAGCACCACTGCAGAAACTGTGGGAAG ATTTTCTGCGCTCGATGTTCAGCCAATATGGTACCTCTGCCGAGATTCGGACAGTCCAAACCAGTACGCGTGTGCAATAGATGTTACATGTTTCAGGTCACTCCATTTCAACCATAG